The genomic interval CCAACCGAAATGGGATGCGGAAGCAAAACGCTGGATGTTGGGGATCAAAGGTCCTGAGACCATGGAAATGGGGCCTTTGCAGATACGTCACTATTCTTTCCTTGGAGCGATAGAGGCCGGTTGCAAAACAAACATTAGAAATATTCTTCTGACCTTTCAGGTGTTGAAAAAACTTGTAACTTTTGAACTCTCCTACAAAAATTTAGGCGGGCCCGTCCAGATTGCCTATTCTTTGTCAAAGGCGGCGGCTTCCGGTGTGGCTGATTTTCTTTATTTCACCGCTTTTTTGAGTATCCAACTTGCAGTTTTAAATATTTTACCGATCCCGATGCTCGACGGAGGACACCTTCTCTTTTTTATGATTGAAGCCGTCCGCAAACGCCCTCTAAGTTTAAAAATACGGATCATTGCCCAGCAGACGGGACTTGTTTTGTTGCTGACTTTAATTTTGCTCGTTACATTCAATGATTTGAAACGCCTCTTTTTTCATTGAAGATTGTCATTCTGAGCCCTTCGCTTTGTCATTCTGAGCGAAGCGAAGAATCTGTTCGGGCTCAGGATGACAATGGTGGCGAAGGGTTCAGGATGACCTCCATTTATGATGAAAATTCTCGCCATCGATACCTCAACCAGAATGGGCTCCATTGCACTTGTGGAGGGACCTCATCTTGTTGCTGAAATGCAACTGAATGTGGAAGCAACACATACCGAACGTCTTTTGCCCGCACTTTCCGTTCTTTTTGAAAAAACGGGTTGGAAAATATCCGATTTGGATGGACTGGCATTGACGATTGGCCCCGGCTCTTTCACGGGTTTGAGAATTGGTCTTGTGACCCTCAAAGGGTTTGCCCACGTTCATCATTTGCCTGTGGTGGGGGTTTCCTCTCTGCTTGCGTTGGCCCATAATGGTGCGCTAAGCCATTGGCCTGTTTCCGTAATTTTAGATGC from Deltaproteobacteria bacterium carries:
- the tsaB gene encoding tRNA (adenosine(37)-N6)-threonylcarbamoyltransferase complex dimerization subunit type 1 TsaB, whose protein sequence is MMKILAIDTSTRMGSIALVEGPHLVAEMQLNVEATHTERLLPALSVLFEKTGWKISDLDGLALTIGPGSFTGLRIGLVTLKGFAHVHHLPVVGVSSLLALAHNGALSHWPVSVILDAKRGEVFGAAYQFEKGHVAKILLPEQCVKPEIFCEALKGVVENAGPASRLGCVSP